A window of Hymenobacter siberiensis genomic DNA:
AAAGCAGGCGGGGCTTCGCTTCCAGCTGGCGCTGGGTACTGGCCGAAACCGCAAAACTACCCACCACCAACAGCCCGTAGAGGGCGAAGCCGGCGGCCCGCCGGCCCAGCGAAGCCGCCCGCCATTGCCGCAGCGGATGAGCCCCAAAGGCAACCATGGCGCACAACAGCAGGTGCAGCGGCATCAGAAACCGGCATTCCATCACCACCGGCAAGGTAGCGGCGCACGGCCCCAGTAAAATGAGCAACACAATAATGGCCGGGCCGCGGGACCACGTAAGCCGCCGCCAGCCCAGCCGAACCAGCACTAATATTCCGGTGATGAGCACCAGGTAGTTGGTGAGGGCCAGGGCAGAGGTGTTGACAAATATGGCCTGGGGATAGGGCGTTGGGTATTGCAGGTCGAGCCCGTTGAAAAGGTGCCGGAGCCAGAGCGCCAGCAGCGGCCCCGGGTAGTGGCCGGCCATGGCCAAGTAGTCCGCAAACGACATGTCGGGCGGCAGCTGGGCCTCGGTGGCCAGGGCATCGCCGGTGGCATCCCGAAACACCACGCTGGGAGTGGGGTAGTCTACCCCCACCGTCGTTTCGTATTTCTGGATGAACAGTCCCCCGTGCACCTGCGAGAGGTACAGGTTGGGGCTGTCGGGCGGGGCCGTGAGCACCAGCGGGCTATTGCTGTCGAAATGCGCCCGATTGATGAGCAGTTGGGGAGCCAGCACCAAGGCAACGCCGAGCAGGAAAGTGCCCCCCCGCACCCAATGCAATGCCCCGAGCCACCTGCCGCCAGTAGTAGGCCGCTCGCGGGGCCACACGCTCAATAGCAGCACGAGGGGCAGGGTGGCCGCATATACGGGCCGAAAGTTGAGGGCTGCCCCCACCGCCATACCGGCTAATAAGCCGCCCCAAACCAACTGCCGGTGCCGCAACAATGCCCAGATGCCCGCCAGCAGGGCCAGCAACGCCGGAAAATCGGTGAGGGCAAAGTTGAAATAGTCGCGCCACATCAAAAAGCCCAGCAGGCCAAATACCAGCCGGCGGCCCAGCGGCACGGCCGGGGCCAACGGCCCACGCAGCGCGCGCCACAACCCGGGCCCCACCACGCCAAACAGCAGCACCGCCGTGCCGAGCCCAAACCCCCGGGTGATGTTAATCGGCTTCCAGCCAAAGTAGGCCGTGAGCAGGGTGAAGGGAGAAATTATCAGGGGAAATAAATAGCCCCGCAGAATATTATCGAAGGACAGCAGCTCGAAGCCGCCGGTGCTCCAGTATTTGTTGGCCAGCTCCCAGTAGCCCTGGGCATCGTACCGGTTTTCGTGGTATCGGTTGGTATACAGGTGAATGCCGAACAGGATGCCGAGCAATACAACCGCCCCCCAGGCAGGGTGCTGAGCAAACCAGGCGGCAGCCCGCTCCCGCGCCGGTTGGGGCGCGGCGGGGGCAGGGGGGAGGACTTGTGACAAGTGGTTGGAAGGATAGAAGGCTTGCGCCGGGCAGCAGGAAAGGGGAATCCGTAACAAAATAAAGTGCCACCACACAGAGATGAGCCCGGCGTTAGCATCCACGCTCAGCAACGTACTTTGTGGCGGGGGCAGGCGCTTACCGCGCGGCCGTCAGCGGATGAGAAGAGTACCCAAACTGCCCGGCCGTCAGCCCCAGCCAGTCCAGCGCGTTCTGGCCCAGCATCCGGGCTTTGATGTCGTCTGAAAACGGCATGGACTTGATGAGCTGGCCCGGCTCCAGCTCGCCCAGCGGAAACGGGTAGTCGGTGCCGAGCGTGATTTTATCGGCCCCCAGGGTTTTCATCAGGTAGTCGAGCATCAGCGGGTCGTGCACCAGCGAATCGACCCAAAACTTGCCCAGGTACCGGCGCGGGTTGTGCGGGTTGTCGACGGCGCAGAGGTCGGGCCGCACCTGCCAGCCGTGCTCGATGCGCCCAATGGTGCTGGCAAACGAGCCCCCGCCGTGGGCCACGGCCACGCGCAGGTTGGGCAGGCGCTCCAGCACCCCGCCAAATATGAGGGAGCAGAGGGCCAGCGTGCTTTCGGCGGGCATGCCCACCAGCCAGGGTAGCCAGTATTTGGGCATTTTCTGCTGGGCCATCATGTCCCAGGGGTGCACAAATACGCAGGCACCCAGCTCCTCGGCGGCGGCGAAAATTTCGAATAACTCTGGCGCGTCCAGGTTCCAGTCGTTCACATGCGAGCCAATCTGCACGCCGGCCAGCCCGATTTTCATGCAGCGCTCCAGTTCCCGGATGGCCAGGTTGGGGGCCTGCATCGGGATGGTGCCCAGGCCCACGAAACGGGTAGGGTAGCGCCGCACCACGTCGGCAATGTGGTCGTTGAGCAACTGGCTGAGGTCGAGGCAGTCCAGCGGCTGGGCCCAGTAGCTGAACATGACGGGCACCGTACTCAGTACCTGCACCTGCACCCCAAACTGGTCGTACTCGCGCATCCGCACCTGCGGGTCCCAGCAGTTGTCCTGCACTTCGCGGAAGAACTTGTCGTCCTGCATCATGCGGGCGCAGCAGGGCTTGTGGTGGTCGAGCCGGATAAAGCCCCCGTAGCCATACCGCTCGTGCAGGTCGGGCCAGCGCTCGGGCAGAATGTGGGTGTGGATATCGATGCTGAGAGGGTGGGGCAACACGGCGGGGCGGGCGAGGGGTTGGGGAAAAAGACCGTCATGCTGAGCGCAGCCGAAGCCTCTCTACTGCGCAAGTAATC
This region includes:
- a CDS encoding amidohydrolase family protein: MLPHPLSIDIHTHILPERWPDLHERYGYGGFIRLDHHKPCCARMMQDDKFFREVQDNCWDPQVRMREYDQFGVQVQVLSTVPVMFSYWAQPLDCLDLSQLLNDHIADVVRRYPTRFVGLGTIPMQAPNLAIRELERCMKIGLAGVQIGSHVNDWNLDAPELFEIFAAAEELGACVFVHPWDMMAQQKMPKYWLPWLVGMPAESTLALCSLIFGGVLERLPNLRVAVAHGGGSFASTIGRIEHGWQVRPDLCAVDNPHNPRRYLGKFWVDSLVHDPLMLDYLMKTLGADKITLGTDYPFPLGELEPGQLIKSMPFSDDIKARMLGQNALDWLGLTAGQFGYSSHPLTAAR